The Gemmatimonas sp. genome includes a region encoding these proteins:
- a CDS encoding endonuclease/exonuclease/phosphatase family protein: SGDLLEESVQQRAEASGAIAAWMREGERGPIVVAGDFNLPVESQALRHDWRWLRNAFSEAGWGFGHTMFAGRHRVRIDHALVSSEFMVRGAHVLSGFPSEHQPVVAELELGRR, encoded by the coding sequence AGTGGCGATCTGCTCGAGGAGAGCGTGCAGCAGCGCGCCGAGGCCTCGGGGGCGATCGCGGCCTGGATGCGGGAGGGGGAGCGTGGCCCCATCGTGGTAGCCGGCGACTTCAACCTCCCCGTGGAGTCGCAGGCGCTGCGCCATGACTGGAGGTGGCTGCGCAACGCCTTCAGCGAAGCCGGGTGGGGCTTCGGGCACACCATGTTTGCCGGCCGGCACCGGGTGCGCATCGACCACGCGCTGGTGTCGAGCGAGTTCATGGTACGCGGTGCCCACGTGCTGAGTGGGTTCCCGTCGGAGCATCAGCCGGTGGTGGCGGAGCTTGAACTCGGCCGACGGTAG